The nucleotide sequence GGCTCAAGAGCGGCTCTGTGGTTAATAGTCCTCActgttcctgcagaggatctAGCTTCACAGGCCCCTCCTGCCCTCCACTGCCCTCCTCCACAAACagtgtgcatacacagacacaggccAAAGACTCATACAAGTGAGGTGAAAATAAATAAGGTCTTTTTTTAAAGAGCTGggtttggtggtgcacacctttaagcccaacatttaagaggcagaagccagtgagttcaaggccagcctggtttatatagtgagttctaggccagccagtgctgcatagtgagaccctgattCACTCAGATGAAGGATGAGACTGGGgcttaagagatggctcagtggttaagagcatgtacttactgctcttgcagaggacccaagacattcagttcctagcacccacaaggcagctgacaactatctgcaactccagttccaggggttctgacaccctctctggcctctattGGCATTGTGCACATGTGgtatatacatcatacatataaGCACAactttcataaacataaaatagaaataaatcttaaaataaaattaagtgagGCATGGCTggctttattcccagcacccaggaggcagaggcaggaggatctttgtgagtctgaGACTGGCCAGAGCTATACAATGAGACTGTACCTCCCAAGTTGTGacagggttaaaggtgtgtgccaccgccggGCGACAAATATTTTTGGGGAAAAGATCAAAGAGTGTAAACTTCACCAGGAAATAGCTACCCCACATTATCTCACTCATCTCAGACAATACCCCTAACTGTGGTAACCCCTGAAGACATGATCACACCTGCCACCTGCTGAAGAATTCCGAGAACTCAAGTAATCAATGACTGCATCGCAGAGGTGGGCACAGTGCTGAGGTAATTTGTGATGGAGGACTTGTAAGGCCACTTGAAGACAAAAGCTGGAGATCTTGTCGGTGATAAATACTGTAGGAAAAGgcagaaaataatttaatactCTGTCCCAAACCCAGATTACCTGTCTAACCTCAAAGCTCAGCCAACAAGGAAGACTACATACACAAACTGTCAACAAAGAATGTCTTATAGCATTAACCCTGACAGGTGTTAAGATAGGGATGGCCTGATATGAGGGACCCGCTTGGTGGAAATCCCCAGAGAAGACCCTAGACCCTTTTCCTACTTCCCTTCTGCCATGGATCCTCCTGACTGCCCACTTGATGGGATttacagtcactatggaaacTAACTTCTGTGCATTTCTGTGAGTCTCTATAGTAGGTCAATGCAGGTGGGCAGACCCACCCAAATGTGGGCAGTACTGTCCCATGAGCACAACATTTATCTACCTGTTTCCTGACTATACAGTGTAGCTTCTGCCATGATAATCTCCCTGACATAACAGACTGTTCCCTCCAGCTGTGAGTCTAACTTTTTCTTCCTTAGGTCACTTTGGTCCGGGATTTGCCTTCGCAATACCTAAAGTAATTAATACATCTTTTTTACCAGCAATGTCCTTCAGAAAGCAGGCACTCAGGTCCTGAAGGCAATTCAAGAAAGTTTTAGGAACCTCAAATTCAGTTGGCTTACATTCCCGAGCTGGGGTCCTCTGTGTTtctaaagaaagacagagaatgtGAACAACAGTGAGCTTACAGACAGCCAAGTAGGAGAGAGCTCCACAGAAGGACAAGGGCTCAGCCTGGAGACGCAGGACAGAtgtgtccccagtggaggagctaaaAAGGGATCTTTAACTCCCTTCCCTAAGGTCCAGGGCTCATAGTTCTCAGCCAGGATTTATAGTGTACTAAACCAGACTTTACGTATACTCTCTAACCTCATTTTCCAGTGTTTTTAAATGTAGGTTGCATGCTATGACTATAACATGAGACAAAGTCAGTGGTCTCAATTAgcattttttactttaattttttatatacattacaTCTTACTGGTTTCCCTTATCTCTactcccacccagttcccacctccccacctcccctcccccagatctactccttctgtttctcttcaaaaaaacaaaacaaacaggcctcccagggatctTAATCAAACATGCATAACAAATTACTGAAAGACTAGGCACAGATCAAGGTTGGCTGAGGTGACCCAGTAGGAATAAAAGGGTTCTAAGTGTAGGCAAGAGTTAGAGATATcccccactgttaggagttccacaagAACTCAAAGCTATACAACCATAATGTATATGCAGAGGGCCCAGCTCAGATCTATACAGGGTCAGTGATtattacttcagtctctgtgagttcctacgAGCCAGCTGAGTAGTTGATCTGTGGGTcatgttcttgtggtgtcctcaatctctctgtctcctagaatcctttcccctcttctgagggattctcctgcctttgactgtgggtctctgcaccttCTCCCATTAGtaataagcatttttttaaatagagaataaaatttaaagggaaagaaaatatcagaaaaagaGGTAGCATGGAAAGGGTATCTCTTTCTGGATTTTGCTTGGATCCAACATTCACACACAAGTCACATCAGAGTTAAAAACAAACTTCCCAGTCAGGTGTAAAGGTGCACACCATAATTTCAGTAttagagaggctgaggcagaaagtcAATAAATTTGACACCAGCATGAGCTTACATAGTAAGTTCAGACCAACATGTGTTGCACTgtaagaccttgtctaaaaaaaaaaaagcagctgggcagttgtggcacacaccttcagagTTGTggcagcacttcagaggcagaggcaggcggatctctgagtacaaggccagctcaggcatggtagcacaaacctgcgatcccagcactcagaaggcaggaaCAAGCAGGAgcatcaaggccagcctgtgctacatcaCAAGTCAAAAGCCAGCTGGGCTATacgagagactctgtctcaaaagaaaatatcagGGCCAGGATATGGGCCAGGGCCAGAAGGTTATGACAAGGGTGATTGCCACCAAGcccgacaacctgagttcaatacacagaacccacacagtggaaggagagaaccaactcccacaagttgtcttctccCCTCTACACAAACACTGCAGAAGGCACATACATTCGAGTGTGTACACGTGCCCAGGCATTTGTTTAAGTTAAAGAAATGAATTTCTTACTGTAAGTTgtggaaataaaaatgtgaaatgcaTTGCTCCCTGTGCCTATGCTAGTAGCTGTTCCTGGAATGTAAGTACATCCAGCCTTACTAGGCGCGCTGTTCTTTGACCTTCCTGGTTCTGTCCCAAGATTCTGCTAATTCTTCATGATCAAGCTCCACCATGAAGATTAACTCTTCTGTTTACTGGCTTCTGAACTTCCTAAACGCTCCTGCTcaacaagccctcttccctttgttaCAAAACTTACCAGACGACTGGGAGCCACGGGGTTTGACTCTCTCAGACTCCAGAAGAGTACCTCCCAACACCTGCAGCAGAGTTCGGACCAAGAAGCTGCCATGTGTGTCtccacagaagaaaagaaaatcatcacaCACTTCAACGGCTAGTCCCAGGACTAGCTCCTCCAGAGTCTGTGAAggaccatcctcctcctcttcctcctcctctgcccctgcAGGTCTCCTCAGCAATCGAGGTAGCTGCAGCAAAGCACTCTGTAATACGTGAACCCCACACCGATGACAGGCCACGAAGCGCAAGTTGGGGCGCAGAGCGGTCCACACTCGACACAGGGGTTTCAAAGGACTGAACCCCAAAAGCTCCTGCAGCATTTCACTTCCAGTCCTGTTCGTGGCCAAGGCTAGAGCCTGAGCCTCTACTTCCTTCAAAATATTGCGCGCCatcaactctgaaaaaaaaaaaaaaaacgaggacATAAATAAACCGTTAGACTGAGAGGAGGGTAAGACTTACCCATCACTTAGCCAAGAACTCCCGGGGATCCCTCTGAAAGTTCCGTGTGTGGGTTTTACACTTATCCCACGGCGTAGCTGATCCTACCTCGTTCTTCGGGGGCGTCGGGAGCCACTTTCAACGCTGACAGCGCCCGTCGGAAATATCCGAGGGCCTCCGGGCTCAGGTGCGGGAGAGCCTCGGGGACCTGCTCCGCACGCGCGGCTGCCGGCAGCCGGTCACAACCATCGCGGCCGGGAGGGGGGCGCCCCGAACCCCGGGCCGCGCGTCCCCGCCGGCCTGCACCTGAGAACTGGCGCCGCGCTTTGTGAGCAGAACGCGGACCCAACCCCATGCGTGCTTCGGGACCTGGCGTTTACGCTTCCCGGTTGCAGCTCCTACAACCGCCGGCGCGCTCCTGACGCACGCAGACGTCACGAGTCTGCGACGCGCAGGGCGGGCTTGATGGGCGTGGCTGCAGTTCGCCCTTCCCCCCTTGCGGGTTCCACCCCCGGGTCTGAACTCCAGGGCTAGACTCCTCGACTCTTTCTATATCATCCTCGCCTGCACCTGGACTTCCATCCAGGCACGTACTCCGACGGGGCAAGAATCAAAGTTCTCGAACTTTGGTCTGGCGATCTGGGCAGAAAGAAACTCAGAAGCTACGTCTGCATCAGGTAAGGCTCTGTCCACTTACGGTTCGGGGATTCGCTGGTCACCGTGGGACTAGGCAAGCAACTAGAACAAAGAGCCCTGGACTCTTCGTGGGAATGCCGTTAGACTGCCTTGCCAGATTCCCCACCAAGTTAGCCCCACTCAGAGGTTCGCAGGAGCGCTGGAGAGTCTCCACCCAGTCCTGCGCCTCCtaaaaggccagcctggcctgagACTTTGACTCAAGTTACCCTTCTGTGAAATTTCTCTCCCTTCAAAGTAGTCCAAGCTTAGCAGCCCCTTCTAGccctcagagagatctgcctcaGCACACAATCTACAGGATTCCCTCAAAGTGACTCTTTACCTCCACAGATATCACCTTTGATGTGAGTCATGGTAGCACCTATGAAGGGCCAAGTGTGTGTGGTAACTGGGGCCTCCAGGGGTATTGGCCGTGGCATTGCCTTACAGCTATGCCAAGCAGGTGCTACAGTTTACATCACCGGCCGCAATCTGGACACTCTTAGAGCTGCTGCCCAGGAGGTAAGTGACCACCAGAGTTAATCACTCTGATTACTATAtcccccacccccggcccccAGCTAAGCGTTAAGGTTTACTGAGTACCATAAACAAACAATGTAGGATTGAATTTTTCTACCAAGTGAGTATAATGGGAAGAAAAATCTTTCTGCTTGAAAGTTTCAGGTTttgcaaagaaaaacatttggACTGGTGGCTTCCTCTAATTTAAGCAAGACTTGTTGAACTGTATGTGTTTACTTTTttgtcgtttgtttgtttttgctttttgttacaGAGTCTCTCTACATCTCTAAATGGCCCTTGTTGCCCTAGAACTCACCGTGTAGactcaggctgccctcaaattcccagagatcctactgcctctgtctgccgagttctggaattaaaagtgtgtgtctcCACTTagggtggtttttatttttgcatgcattgaggttttgccttcatgtataacTGTGAGGGttttagatcctctggaagagcagccagtgctttaacCAATGGGCATATCTTCAGCCCTCTTGAGGCGATCTTAAACAAGTCTTGAATAGAAATTAGGTAAGGAGGTTATGAAAACCACTCCCAGCTACCTAAGCAAAGGGCAAAAGCCAGAGAGGGAGCAGTATAGTTCTTAGAGGCCTTCAGGAGGGGCTGAGGCGCAGGTTAGAGGATGTGCAGACCTAGGTGTGGTCCTGagcactgaaaaacaaacaaacaaacaaaacacacaaaaacaaaacccactctGGCAAGAGGGTCGGGcttcacacacctttaatcacagcactcaggaggcagaacctCTCTGAGATTTCaaggcctacatagtgagttccaaaccagccagtgctacagagtgagaccctgcatGCCTATATAACCCAGCACTGGAGCGGTTGTGCCAGGAGGATTTCAAGCtgaaggccagcttgagctatgtAATAAGACCCTATCAAAAAGCTTCTAGGCTTTAGTTGGCTTAGATTGGTGATACAGTTAGATGGTTTAAAACGTGTGTGTTTTAGATAGGTCACACTGACTAGACTGAAGAAGTGACTTAAGGGAGAACCCATGAGGTCAGGTGAGCACTTGGAGGCATTGCTGCGGTTTGAGCAAAACAGGAGCAGGACCCGGAGCTCGCCTCTGGAAAATAGCTACTCTCCCCCTCTGAAGCGGGTGGGAGGGTCCCAGTTTTCAGAAGCGAGGCAGGATAGATGGTGGCGGTGGTTTATGCCTAATAGCTCGGTTTTTCACTATGGAGCCAGAGCATTGGTTGAGTGAGGGAAAGAGCTGAGGCTGAGTAAGAAGAGAGTCGGAAAGGACAAAGAGGGCAGTCACTGCTTTCTGAGAGTGGACGCCACGCCTCAGCTCTTGTCTGGGACTTGCAGAATAATTACTAAGTAAGGCCTTGCATATGGTAGCCCTCAGTAAATGCTGGTGTTAAACCTGAATTCCAATCTACCTTACTCTGTTGTGGAAGGTCCCACTACGGTGAGATTCCTAAAAACAGACACCAGAGGGCGCCATTGCATGCCGTGTCCCAGCTGTTGGCTGAGTCCTGAGCTCTCAGTTCCTAAACTCACATGTGTTAGGGAAGTAACACTACTGTGAACTCACACTCGCTGTTCCTCTCCAGGCACAGTCCCTTGGGGGCCGGTGTGTACCAGTGGTGTGTGATTCGAGCCAGGAGAGTGAAGTGAAAAGCCTGTTTGAGCAGGTAGCTCGGGAGCAGAAAGGGCGGCTCGACGTCCTGGTCAACAATGCCTATGCTGGTGTCCAGGTAACCTTTTAACTCAGTCCAACTCCACATTCCAAACCCACCCCCCGAAACCCACCCCCCAAACCCACCCCCCAAACCCACCCTTGAGTCTTTATCTCCATTTGCAGTCCCATTAAGCAGCTCTTTATACCTTCGTGCCAACCAATCACCTTCCTTATGTCTTCTAGGCGATCCTGGACACCAGCAACAAGTCATTCTGGGAAGTCCCCGCCTCCATTTGGGATGATATAAACAATGTTGGACTCAGGTGCGAGCTGCACTGCTAGAGCCTGGGCTCCTCCTGTTCAGTAGCCCCAGAGCCTGCCTGCGCCTTTCCCTAAAAGGActttcctctctgttttctttcatctCCCTTCCACTCTGTTTATTGCATTTAATTCTGGAGAAGTCCCATGCCTGTGGGTTTGCACCTAAGAatatcacctctctctctctctctctctctctctctctctctctctctctctctctctctctctctctctttctctgtgtgtgtgtgtgtgtgggggggggtttcTGTGCCCACCATGGTGCGTGCAGAGATCTGAAGATAACTCCAGAGAGTCAGTTCTCCTTCCTCACATCTTTCTGTGAGTCTCAGGCTTGAGCTCAGCTTCCAGGCTTGCACAGGAAgcagcctttgcctcctgagccaCCTCAGACCACCTGCGAATGGCAATTTTTGCTTTGTCTCAATGTgtctttttggtttgatttggtttggtttagtttggtttggtttttgagacagggtttctccatgtagctttggctatcctggagttctgtctgtagaccaggctgaccttgaactcagaggttcacctgcctctgcctctcgagtgctgagattaaaggtgtgcactgcctcCCAACTCAGGTTTTTCTAACAAGATGGCAGCCTTGTTAGTCCCAGAAGGAAGGATTCTCTCAGTGTGGCACACAGCCCATGggctatgttttaaaaaatggttagAAGAAAAGCTCAAATGATTAAAAGGCTAGACCAGCATGTGCTCCTGTCCGTTCTGATCTCTCCACACGTGCCATTATCCTTCCTTCTCACGCATTCTCAGCCCCACTGCCCTCTCCATCTCTCACCCTCTCAGCGAGTTCTCTCTTCCCCAGTTAGTCCGGTCACTTGTTTCCTGTTaccctctccatttccctccttcctcagagCACTTCCTCCCTGTATAATTTTAAACCTAGGAGCCACATGTGAGAGATAACGTGGACTTTGCTTTTCTGAGTCCAGCTTCCTTTGCTTAATGGTTTCCAGTGCCAGATGTGGCGGTGAACAactttaatctcaggaggcagaggcaggcagatctctgagtttgcggccagcctggtccactAGTATCAGGGTacccagggctatgtagaaagaccccTGTTTCAAAAATAGTAACCACAATAATAATTGTTTTTTCAGTTATATCCATTCTCCTGAAAATGacatggtttcatttttcttattttcccatTAAGTtacttattcacttcacatcccaGTTGTTCCCCCACCCCTGTTTCGTTTTTCTCTACAGCTGTATAAAATTCCATCTTGTATCTGTACCACCTTCTCCACTCCATTTATTCACTCATTAGTAGATGGACATATAAGTTGGTTCCAGCTCTAGACTATTGTGAATAGGTCAGCTGTAGAAATGCAAATCTCTGTGCGGTTTGTTGGCTTAGAGCCCTACCCAAGAGTAGGGTGGCGGGGTCATattctatttgtttttgagacatctcCATCTTGGCGCCCATCCGTCCATCCGTGTGCAGCAAGCCTTTACATTTTCAGCAGCAGTGAAGGGACTCCTCTTTTCCCCACACCATCACTGGCGCTTGTGAACTGTTTTCTTGGTAAAAGGCACTCTGACTAGGAGGAAATGGAATttgaaagtagttttaatttacatttccctcaTGGCTGTGGTTAATGACCATTTTCTGGGGATTTATTTGCATCTCTtctttccagaactttctatTCAGCTCATCTGCTTATTTTGTTACAGTCttatctagcccaggctggcctcaaactcactgtgtagccaaatattcctgattctcctgcctttacctccacGGTGCTAAGGTTATAGGTTTATCCCATGAACTCAGCTGACCAGATACATGACTTAACACACCCCTGAACATCTCATGTTTACAGGGCAAGAACCCCTCATTATACGTCATGCATACTCTCTCTTGTCTGCCATTAATCATATCAGGTTTTCCCTTGGAATGGCCGATGCCTGAGTCCCCAGGTCTTCGGTTATTGCTGTGCAGCCTCTGTGCTGACCATGGATTCTGAGGTCTTGGGAAGCAACTGAACCAGCATTTACacaattccttccttcttcttctcccctggtCCCTTCTAGAGGCCACTACTTCTGCTCTGTGTATGGGGCGAGGCTGATGGTACCAGCTGGCAAAGGACTCATTGTGATTGTCTCCTCCCCTGGAGGGCTGCAGCATATGTTCAATGTCCCATATGGTGTGGGCAAAGCAGCGGTAAGGACCGGGGCGCAGGAGCTGGGGAGGTATTCCATGGTGTAGACGACTAGTACAGTGCACAATTGTCAGAGTAGTAAGACTGGtgaccttcctctctctctctgtcccacaCACTGGTCATTTCTTTATGTGGGCCTCCCTGCATCTGCCCGAGTAGGTATCAAATGTGGGAAGATGGTGGCAGAAACATCAGGGTTCTTGAGAAGGATGTGGGCCTGAGGTATCTCAGAGgatgggcaggtgggcaggtgtcCAGGTTCTCAGTTCTGCCTCCTCTCCCCCCACAGTGTGACAGACTGGCTGCTGACTGTGCCCATGAGCTACGGCGTCATGGAGTCAGTTACGTATCTCTGTGGCCAGGGCTGGTGCAAACAGAAACAGTGAAGGAGTTTATGGCAAAGGAGGAGCAGCCTGAGGACTCTCTGTTTAAGAAGGTTggtgagggcaggggaggggagacagagaggaaaggcctctctgcactcgcAGGGCCTGGGGTGGCAGTCTGTCTGGAatccagcactcacaaggcaggGGATCTGtgtgacttcaaggccaacctgactGAGGTCAGGGCCagcagggctgcatagtgagactacTAACGTGAGGAAGAGTGGTTGTTCCCACCACCAGGTACTTCCTAGGGCAGACAGGGGCTAAGCACACAGCACATTACTTCTTTTAATCCTGTAAAGCAGTTAGTAACTCCATTTTCTAGATAGTGAAACAGAAACCCAGAGAGATTAAGAAACTTGATCCAGGACTGGAAGAGTGGCTCCAGGGGTAGAGCATTTGCTTAGGTGTGCTGACAGACAGAGGCTCAGTCCCTCGCAATGAGAaatgacaggaaggaggaaaatgTGTTCCGTGGTATGTGTCATAACAGGACAGACTGTCTGACACCAAAGCCCACGGTGACCTCCCCCTGATTCATCCTAGAAGGTTCTGACACTAGCTGGGACCCTCTGACCCTTCCATTTATGCATGGGAAAGGGAGCACTAATGCTTTCTAAGACATGGCTGTGCAGGCCCTGCTTGGGGTTTGTGTCTGTCAGGGACAGAAGATGAGAGTGGGGAAGGCACAGGCAGTGCTCTTGGAAATAACCCCTAACTTCTCAACCTATTTTTTTAGATGAAACAAGATTTCTCATCTGCCGAAAGTACAGAAATGAGTGGCAAGTGTGTGGTGGCCTTGGCAACAGGTGATGGCACTGGGTGACAGTGCATCTTTGGGGCGCTCACAGCCAGTTCCTAAATTTGGTTTAGGAGATCACTAGACATTGTTGTCTTTCCTGTCTGTTGGAGCCCAGAGGGTCAGGATTCCTGGTTGGGGTCTGCTCTGAACTGCTGCAGAGTAGTGTGGTCAAGAACCTTTATGTGGACACAGGGAATTCCCGTTCAGGGCTGCAGGGCGTGGCTCAGCCACACCTGTCCCAGTCAAACGTGGTCACTCCGCACCACTCCCAATGCCCACTGTTTTAAGCACACGTGTGCCCACAGACCCCAATATCCTGAGCTTGAGTGGGAAAGTGCTGCCGTCCTGTGACCTTGCCCGGCGCTATGGCCTTAAGGATGTCGATGGTAAGTGCTTACTTTAACCGTTCCCCTGCTCCTTTCCTCAACTTTTCAGCCAGAGTTGgggtgtccaagaagaaggaaataagGCTCTACTGGCCCTTCTGTAATTCAATTCCCAGGCCGCCCTGTCCGAGACTATTTTTCTTTGGGCTACGCCCTCTCACAAGTCTCCAGCCTGGGATGGCTGAGCTCCTACTTGCCTGGCTTTCTCCGTGTGCCCAAGTGGATGGTCACCCTCTACACCAGCAAATTCTAACTCCTCACCTGCTATCCCAGTCCCTCCACAACCTTGCTCATTGAGGCTCAGGTGGGTGAGGCTGAACAAACCCGCTTTCCCACACACCCGTGTCCTCACCATGAAGAGAAGGTGGCTAGTGGGCATCTAGTGCATTCTGGGGGCTCTGGTAGGTTCTTTGTGCCTTGGTTTTCCCTGTCCCTACATCTTAATATTTTGCTTAAGTATTTACAAGTGCTTATAAATAGAAGTTAATAAAGGTCTCATCTCCCCTTCAATGTGTAAGTTCTCATTCTGCATTAAACTGGTAAATGGTTGAGAAAAAGATTTGATGATGTAAAATTATGTAGGTTCTCAggctgagatggttcagtggatataCTCGAAGCTGTATGCAGAGCAAACTTGAAGACCAGATTCACATCCCAGAAACCTTGTAAAACTGGATGCAGTAGCAGCCTGTATGTAATTCCACCAAGCCTGTGCACAATAGGAGATGTAAGTGGGGGAATCCCTCAGGCTCtcctgccagccagcctggtgCACACAGTGATGTGTACACAGTTATGGTGAACAGCTAAAGACTCTGCCAAAACAAGGTAGAGGTGAGTGCCAACAGCCAGGATTGTCATGTGACCAGCACATCtgtattcacatgcacatgtgagcacacaccaCATAATTACATTAGCTAGGTatatagtggtacatgcctttaatcccagcactggaaaggcagagccaggaggacctctgaattccaggatagcctggtctacatagtgagttccaggacaaacagagctacacagtgaaactctgtctcaaaaattaattaattaaaaaattaaaagtaggcccagacacacacttttaatcccagaactcaagcagcAGAAACaggtaagtctgaggccagcccccccccctttttttttggtttattcgagacagggtttctctgtatagctctggctgtcctggaactcactctgtagaccaagctagcctcgaactcagaaatccacctgcctctgcctccctgagtgctgggattacagtcgtgtgccaccaccagcccGGCGGGCCAGCCCATTCTACATAGAAaggtccaggctagccagggatagggagtgagatcctgtctcaaaactgaaatgagagggctggagagatgttcagcagttaagagcactgacggctcttccagaggtcctgggttcaattcccagcaaccacatggtggctcataaccatccgtaatggggtctggtgccctctaatggtgtgtctgaagagagcaatgggctactcatatacataaaatagataaatctttataaataaataaataaataaaatgagaatcgGATGTCTGGGTTCTGAAGGGCTCCAGTCTATTGTGAGGCTCTCCTTCAGAGctgctcctgctcttcctcacAAGACCCCTCTCTCCTGCCAGGGGCCAGGGTCTCTCCTACTTACTCTCTGCTTTCACCATCTTTCCAATAATACCTGCTGCCTCTGGGCTTCCAACTCAGGCAGATCCTATGGTGTGTTTAGCTTCCTGGGACTGTCTGATGCCAAGTAGGACTGGAGTAGCCGGTGGTGCTGGCGCCCTCACCCTTCCTCAAGGGACTGTATCACCTGAATGAGTCGTCTTCCGCAGAACTAAGTGCACGAACACTGCAGGGCTGCTTCCCAGAGCAAGGCGCTTCTAAGAAGCCAAGGGCCTTTCTGCAAGGGTGACAGACTGAAGATGTTATCAGGCCCCAAAATAGAAATGCTTCCACGAGAGGTGGGCAGCCATTGTCAGCTGCAGGAAGATTGGCATGATCAGACTTGTAGTAGAGGAAGCTCCCAGGAGCTGAGGTGTGGGCAGAGGGAGAATAGCTTGTAGTC is from Apodemus sylvaticus chromosome 8, mApoSyl1.1, whole genome shotgun sequence and encodes:
- the Dhrs1 gene encoding dehydrogenase/reductase SDR family member 1; protein product: MVAPMKGQVCVVTGASRGIGRGIALQLCQAGATVYITGRNLDTLRAAAQEAQSLGGRCVPVVCDSSQESEVKSLFEQVAREQKGRLDVLVNNAYAGVQAILDTSNKSFWEVPASIWDDINNVGLRGHYFCSVYGARLMVPAGKGLIVIVSSPGGLQHMFNVPYGVGKAACDRLAADCAHELRRHGVSYVSLWPGLVQTETVKEFMAKEEQPEDSLFKKMKQDFSSAESTEMSGKCVVALATDPNILSLSGKVLPSCDLARRYGLKDVDGRPVRDYFSLGYALSQVSSLGWLSSYLPGFLRVPKWMVTLYTSKF